A genomic region of Terriglobales bacterium contains the following coding sequences:
- a CDS encoding phosphoribosyltransferase family protein encodes AQRRANVRGAFAVMAPEQIAGRDVVLVDDVFTTGTTVSECARVLRRAGASRVFVATVARVLKSEPMAAASNNESREEEAALAATA; translated from the coding sequence GCCCAGCGCCGGGCCAATGTCCGCGGGGCCTTCGCAGTCATGGCGCCGGAACAGATCGCCGGCCGCGACGTCGTCCTGGTGGACGACGTCTTCACCACCGGCACCACCGTCTCCGAGTGCGCGCGCGTCCTGCGCCGCGCCGGGGCTTCCAGGGTTTTCGTTGCCACCGTGGCTCGCGTGCTGAAGTCCGAGCCCATGGCGGCAGCATCAAACAATGAGAGCAGGGAGGAGGAAGCGGCGCTGGCCGCGACCGCCTAG